In Amycolatopsis solani, a single window of DNA contains:
- a CDS encoding SDR family NAD(P)-dependent oxidoreductase produces MSKLALVTGATSGIGRAFAERLAADGHDLVLVGRRQDRLDEFAAAHTGVKVRTVAADLATDDGIDAVADIAGTEPLDLLVNNAGVAHYMPLADLPAAQARELVKVKVLAPTLLARAAVAGMVERGHGAIVNVAGMIAFSGPAPQAQLPRRTVYAGTLAHLVTMSQTLGAELDGTGVRVQVVCPGVVATEFHSRQGLDLSAVPRMSAADVVSASLRGLELGEVVCAPGVADAGLLESVFEAELAAFGGQSPELATRYRSA; encoded by the coding sequence ATGAGCAAGCTCGCCCTCGTCACCGGCGCCACGTCGGGCATCGGCCGGGCGTTCGCCGAGCGCCTGGCCGCCGACGGCCACGACCTGGTGCTCGTCGGACGGCGCCAGGACCGGCTGGACGAGTTCGCCGCCGCCCACACCGGCGTCAAGGTGCGCACGGTGGCGGCCGACCTGGCCACCGACGACGGCATCGACGCGGTCGCCGACATCGCCGGCACCGAACCGCTCGACCTGCTGGTGAACAACGCGGGCGTCGCGCACTACATGCCACTGGCCGACCTGCCCGCCGCGCAGGCGCGCGAACTGGTCAAGGTCAAGGTCCTCGCGCCGACCCTGCTCGCCCGCGCGGCGGTGGCCGGCATGGTCGAACGCGGCCACGGCGCGATCGTGAACGTCGCGGGCATGATCGCCTTCAGCGGCCCCGCCCCGCAGGCGCAGCTGCCGCGGCGGACGGTCTACGCCGGCACGCTCGCCCACCTGGTCACGATGTCGCAGACGCTCGGCGCCGAACTCGACGGCACCGGCGTCCGCGTGCAGGTCGTGTGCCCCGGTGTGGTCGCGACCGAGTTCCACTCGCGCCAGGGACTGGACCTGAGCGCGGTCCCGCGGATGAGCGCGGCCGACGTCGTATCGGCTTCGCTGCGCGGGTTGGAGCTCGGCGAGGTCGTCTGCGCGCCGGGCGTGGCGGACGCCGGCTTGCTGGAGTCGGTGTTCGAGGCGGAACTGGCGGCGTTCGGCGGGCAGAGCCCCGAACTCGCCACCCGCTACCGGTCCGCCTGA